A region of the Candidatus Zixiibacteriota bacterium genome:
CGCTGGCTGGCAGGGTTCCCGGGGCCGGCAGGGCGGCGCGACGCGTTCTCGGAATTCATCTGGGCTTTAAAGGATGTGTCGTTTGAAGTCAAACAGGGCGAGGCGGTCGGAATTATCGGCGCCAACGGAGCCGGGAAGAGCACTTTGCTGAAGATTTTGTCGCGCATCACCGAGCCCACCGAGGGCAAGGCGACTATTCACGGGCGCGTGGGCTCGCTTCTGGAGGTCGGCACCGGTTTTCATCCGGAGCTCACGGGCCGCGAGAACATCTATCTGAACGGCGCGATCCTGGGGATGAAAAAGAAGGAAATCGACCGCAAGTTCGATGAGATCGTCGACTTTGCGGAGGTCGAGAAGTTTATCGATACGCCTGTCAAGCACTATTCGAGCGGCATGTACACGCGCCTGGCTTTTTCCGTGGCTGCCCACCTCGAGCCCGAGATTCTCGTCGTGGACGAGGTTCTCGCGGTCGGCGATGCTGCGTTCCAGAAGAAGTGCCTCGGGAAAATGGGAGATGTGGCGCAGCAGGGGCGGACGGTCATTTTCGTCAGCCATAACATGGCAGCGGTCGAGAGGCTATGCTCCAGATGCATTCTGCTGAAAGATGGTGAGAAAGCCGACGACGATATATCGCGTTCGGTCATTGCTGGATACCTGAAGTATAATTTGCGATCACCTGCAATTTGGTGTCGGTCTCCGGACCAGCCTTGGCCTGACGTGGTGGCATTCCAGAAGGTAACGACGCTTGGCAAAAAAAACGAACCCGCTGCAACCTTCGCAGGCAACGATGCCATTAGGGTTCAGGTTGAGTACATTATTCGACGACCGATCTCGAGGTGCCAGATTGGCATTAGAGTCAACGACCAGTCCGGAGTTACCGTAATGAGCACTTCGGAGTGCGACTTACAAAAGGTCGATTCCATTCCTAAGGAGCCCGGAAGATATCTGTCATCTTTTGAAATACCCGGGAACCTTCTCGTACCAGGAAGTTATTCGATTCACGTGGCCGCCCATGCGCCGATGGAAAAGACATTCGAGGTTCTGGAGGACGTAGTGGGCTTCGAGGTAACAAACGCCGGGTCGTTGACCGCGCTAGACGGTCGTCTAGGTTTGGTGGCACCCTCCATCCCATGGCAAGTCCTGCGCACGGGTTAGTCATAATTGGCATGCCTAAAGAGTAAACGTATGAAAAGTCTGCCTAAAATATCGATCATTACGCCATCATTAAATCAAGGGCGCTTCCTTGAGCAGACCATTAGGTCGGTATTGGATCAGCAATATTCAAATTTAGAATATATCATTATCGATGGAGGTTCCACCGACGAAACCTTAGCTGTGCTCCGACGATATGAAAAACACCTTATCTGGGTTTCGGAGCCTGACAATGGGCAAACCGACGCGATCAACAAAGGGTTCTTAAGGGCGCACGGAGACATTGTGGCGTGGCTTTGTGCTGACGATCTGTACGAAAAAGATACGATCAGGAGAGTGGTCGAATACTTTCAGCACCACACG
Encoded here:
- a CDS encoding ABC transporter ATP-binding protein, whose translation is MSSVAVRTEGLSKRYRIGEREPYRTLRESIAGLAHAPLRWLAGFPGPAGRRDAFSEFIWALKDVSFEVKQGEAVGIIGANGAGKSTLLKILSRITEPTEGKATIHGRVGSLLEVGTGFHPELTGRENIYLNGAILGMKKKEIDRKFDEIVDFAEVEKFIDTPVKHYSSGMYTRLAFSVAAHLEPEILVVDEVLAVGDAAFQKKCLGKMGDVAQQGRTVIFVSHNMAAVERLCSRCILLKDGEKADDDISRSVIAGYLKYNLRSPAIWCRSPDQPWPDVVAFQKVTTLGKKNEPAATFAGNDAIRVQVEYIIRRPISRCQIGIRVNDQSGVTVMSTSECDLQKVDSIPKEPGRYLSSFEIPGNLLVPGSYSIHVAAHAPMEKTFEVLEDVVGFEVTNAGSLTALDGRLGLVAPSIPWQVLRTG